The following coding sequences lie in one Cotesia glomerata isolate CgM1 linkage group LG5, MPM_Cglom_v2.3, whole genome shotgun sequence genomic window:
- the LOC123265392 gene encoding N-alpha-acetyltransferase 11: MAINIRCANTNDLLNIQHCNLQCLPENYQMKYYLYHALSWPQLSYVAEDEKGRIVGYVLAKMEEDCEDNPHGHITSLAVKRSHRRLGIAQKLMNQASRAMVECFEANYVSLHVRRSNRAALNLYTSSLQFEVSEIEPKYYADGEDAYAMKRDLSSFHLEKHIAKENMIKEANAAHTHIPRCCEH, encoded by the coding sequence atgGCAATTAACATACGCTGTGCAAATACAAATGATCTTCTCAACATTCAACACTGCAATCTTCAATGTCTGCCAGAGAATTATCAGATGAAGTATTACCTGTATCACGCATTATCTTGGCCACAGTTGAGTTACGTAGCAGAGGATGAGAAAGGTCGTATAGTTGGTTACGTACTGGCAAAAATGGAAGAAGATTGTGAAGATAATCCTCATGGACATATCACAAGCCTTGCTGTTAAAAGATCCCACCGAAGACTTGGAATTGCACAGAAGCTAATGAATCAAGCGTCAAGAGCAATGGTTGAGTGTTTTGAAGCTAATTACGTGTCATTACACGTAAGACGCAGCAATAGAGCTGCTTTAAATCTTTACACCAGTAGTCTGCAATTCGAAGTCTCTGAGATAGAACCTAAATATTATGCTGATGGTGAGGATGCCTATGCAATGAAACGTGATCTCAGTAGTTTTCATCTAGAAAAACATATTGCTAAAGAAAACATGATTAAAGAAGCTAATGCTGCACACACTCATATACCACGGTGCTGtgaacattaa
- the LOC123264603 gene encoding putative uncharacterized protein DDB_G0271606: MEKEQLDSLQTVTVGSEKIPPPHSHYAPSEVYSSSESPPAYSRPVMKSTAVQIAKIIATTLITISVIIGSFILAAAWLQARASCTPEAINGMQAQINSQQQEFIKHLQPEALIQDPIDVKQNIDESSVKTKQPTAEPKEEETQTDNQDDSKADNESASDNENDDDYNDSGFSPVHIKFPLQLDLDDLANTLMQQSRGLVSCVVERRRSNGFVDGNNQVDNNNNNNNNNYQRPQRLSGERVVILCESGEPRRQEQQEQDLLTPIIVPLGNIQIPMQPHEQVYHRYQVQNQFSAPDVQTPPFFNARRINQLEQDISLPDIKNIAQMMGFGSPRMPPQMNHQQMELRPFPIEIRTLPIEVIRGMRPPMNQMQQHQPQPQQPPQPQHPMFAQEPTEPVYSQEQQTQGMMPPPPPPSAPNAPELNQREPRIIPQVHIIQQQLEQKPAQPQEAQDKPNFPFPGLPIDIIRFIQQVPRKIKSIIQHIDEEMKPEQEDRSRQEQVQEFKPFPMNARPIHFDGPIRTIEMRNLMEPENMEAHRQENVEGSQESTKLIADSENQEENKDDEDKKKIVVLPESSLIHQIEEGLFPRSHFSMPMRSMETFQIPMEVSARVMGNSGEQEYNKEQNQPMQAQVMPQSDEQEDASRPHYVQPRSIP, from the exons GCATATTCACGGCCAGTGATGAAGAGCACTGCCGTCCAGATCGCTAAGATCATCGCAACAACTTTGATAACTATCTCTGTTATCATCGGGAGTTTCATTTTAGCTGCAGCTTGGCTCCAAGCTCGTGCATCATGCACTCCTGAAGCTATTAACGGTATGCAGGCACAAATAAACAGCCAGCAGCAAGAATTTATCAAACATTTACAACCTGAGGCTCTTATTCAG GATCCTATTGATGTCAAACAGAACATTGACGAGTCTTCTGTTAAAACTAAACAGCCTACTGCAGAGCCTAAAGAGGAAGAAACTCAAACTGATAATCAAGATGATTCGAAAGCGGACAATGAAAGTGCCAGTGACAATGAAAATGATGATGACTATAATGATTCTGGATTCTCACCAGTTCACATTAAATTCCCACTTCAGCTTGATTTAGATGATCTTGCAAAT aCCCTTATGCAACAATCCCGTGGTCTCGTCTCATGTGTAGTTGAACGCCGCAGATCTAATGGATTTGTTGACGGTAACAATCAAGTagacaacaacaacaacaacaacaataataattaccaaCGTCCTCAACGTCTCAGTGGTGAACGCGTAGTAATTCTCTGTGAATCCGGAGAACCACGTCGTCaaga GCAACAAGAACAGGATCTACTTACACCAATAATTGTTCCGCTTGGTAACATTCAAATCCCGATGCAACCTCATGAACAAGTTTACCACCGTTACCAAGTTCAAAATCAATTCTCCGCACCTGATGTACAAACTCCACCATTTTTCAATGCACGAAGAATAAATCAATTGGAGCAAGATATCAGTTTACCAGACATCAAAAATATTGCCCAGATGATGGGTTTTGGTTCACCACGAATGCCACCACAAATGAATCACCAACAAATGGAATTACGTCCTTTCCCAATTGAAATTCGCACTTTGCCAATTGAAGTTATTCGTGGAATGAGACCACCAATGAACCAAATGCAACAACATCAACCACAGCCTCAACAACCTCCACAACCGCAACACCCAATGTTCGCTCAAGAACCAACTGAGCCAGTATACTCCCAAGAGCAACAAACTCAAGGAATGATGCCACCTCCACCACCCCCATCAGCACCCAACGCGCCAGAATTAAATCAACGTGAACCCAGAATTATTCCACAAGTTCATATTATCCAACAACAGCTTGAACAAAAGCCTGCACAACCTCAAGAAGCTCAGGATAAACCAAACTTTCCTTTCCCCGGCTTACCGATTGACATCATCAGATTCATTCAACAAGTACCACGTAAAATTAAGAGCATTATTCAACACATTGATGAAGAAATGAAACCAGAACAAGAAGACAGATCTCGACAAGAG cAAGTCCAGGAGTTCAAACCTTTCCCCATGAATGCACGGCCAATTCATTTCGATGGACCAATCCGTACAATTGAAATGAGAAATCTGATGGAGCCTGAAAATATGGAAGCTCACCGTCAGGAAAACGTTGAAGGGTCACAAGAATCTACAAAACTTATTGCCGATTCTGAAAACCAAGAAGAAAACAAAGACGATGaagataaaaagaaaattgtcGTACTTCCTGAAAGCAGCTTGATTCATCAAATCGAAGAAGGTTTATTCCCCAGGTCACATTTCTCGATGCCTATGAGATCCATGGAAACATTCCAAATACCGATGGAAGTAAGTGCTCGTGTGATGGGTAATTCTGGAGAGCAAGAATATAATAAAGAACAGAATCAACCAATGCAGGCTCAAGTAATGCCTCAATCTGATGAACAAGAAGATGCCAGTCGTCCTCACT ATGTGCAACCACGTTCAATTCCGTAA